One genomic window of Glycine soja cultivar W05 chromosome 9, ASM419377v2, whole genome shotgun sequence includes the following:
- the LOC114367996 gene encoding protein SMAX1-LIKE 4-like, whose protein sequence is MRSGACTLQQTLTAEAASVLKHSLGLARRRGHAQVTPLHVAATLLTLRASSLRRACLKSQPQTQTHSHHPLQCRALELCFNVALNRLPTTPGPLLHTQPSLSNALIAALKRAQAHQRRGCIEQQQQQQQPPLLTIKVELEQLIISILDDPSVSRVMREAGFSSTVVKSNIEDTSSSAPSVFYNSSGGGVFSSPGSPSPSEKNNVFRQNHFLAAYTSNEFSSTSPNSSLLLKKASVFPIIESPPPSSSKEDIKVVFDVLLRKKKRNTVIVGDSLALTEGLVGELMGKLERGEVPDELKSTHFIKFQLASPVSLRFMKRDEVEMSLSALKRKVDSVVVSGGGGAIFYVGDLKWTVELGTSEKEEGGDVCGYNYYYNPVDHLVAEIGKLFCDSNNTTKVWLLATASYQTYMRCQMRQPPLETQWSLQAVPVPSGGLGLSLHASSVHDSKMTISQNPSNMMETKLFSSKKEEQDKLNCCEECASSYEKEAQLFKPGQKKLLPSWLQSHTTEAHQKDELAQLKRKWNRLCHCLHQSKQPQNHWSNTLHGNYHSSNGNKIYHYNSSYPWWPNQGTSVFTDSSSISFADSPPKPAYSSNNNIVPRFRRQQSCTIEFNFSDVTQKKPSTTALDSLKGMEGNNSSEVKITLALGNSTFGGGSGQTVENIITTTDRTLRRAHICKLLQENVPWQSETIPSIAEALVDSKSAKQSSTTWLLLQGTDSIGKTRLARAIAESVFGSVDFLLHLDMLKNNNKENSADIVAGALKSHEKVVVLIESLDFADAQFRKFLADGFETAKFGNLSMNEKSSGQAIFILTNGDTRSNEEKKTNDSVMKLVLQISETKPSLESSSPSLGQKRRAEVLDLFTNVKSPRVEEKEEGKKVFSRHSSFNNLDLNMKADEEEDDDGSSPISSDLTRETVVDQLELIENRFEFNEGPEREREREVTQMFLSRIKESFEEVYDDDNGDGVVVNFTVEERVIEEIGVGFGNFTNSMFEKWLKDIFQSSLLQTVVNFGDGGKERGIGFTLCWGGKGDRKSDSDGFMGSCLPKNVQVNYFMD, encoded by the exons ATGCGCTCAGGAGCTTGTACATTGCAACAGACCCTCACAGCAGAGGCTGCTTCAGTGTTGAAGCACTCTCTCGGGTTGGCACGCAGAAGGGGCCATGCACAGGTCACCCCTCTGCATGTTGCTGCAACTTTGCTCACCCTAAGAGCCAGTTCCTTAAGAAGGGCTTGTCTCAAGTCTCaaccacaaacacaaacacattcACACCACCCTCTTCAGTGCAGAGCCCTTGAGCTTTGCTTCAATGTTGCCCTCAACAGGCTCCCTACAACTCCTGGCCCTTTGCTCCACACACAACCCTCTCTCTCCAATGCTCTCATTGCTGCTCTCAAGAGAGCACAGGCTCACCAGAGAAGGGGGTGCATTgagcaacaacagcaacaacagcaaCCACCTCTTCTCACCATCAAGGTTGAGCTTGAACAGCTCATCATTTCTATCCTTGATGACCCTAGTGTTAGTAGGGTTATGAGAGAAGCTGGTTTTTCAAGCACTGTTGTTAAGAGTAATATTGAAGACACTTCTTCTTCAGCACCTTCTGTTTTCTACAACAgttctggtggtggtgttttctCTTCTCCTGGCTCACCTTCTCCCAGTGAGAAGAATAATGTTTTCAGGCAGAACCATTTCTTAGCTGCTTACACTTCTAATGAGTTTAGTAGTACTTCTCCTAATTCTTCActtttgttgaagaaggcttCAGTGTTTCCCATCATTGAGTCACCACCACCCTCTTCATCTAAGGAGGATATCAAGGTTGTTTTTGATGTTCtcttgaggaagaagaagaggaacactGTGATAGTTGGTGATTCATTGGCACTCACTGAAGGTCTTGTGGGGGAGCTTATGGGGAAATTGGAGAGAGGAGAGGTTCCTGATGAGTTGAAGTCAACACATTTCATCAAGTTTCAGCTTGCATCACCGGTTTCTTTGAGGTTCATGAAAAGGGATGAAGTGGAGATGAGTCTTTCTGCACTGAAGAGGAAGGTGGATTCTGTTGTTGTATCAGGTGGAGGAGGAGCCATTTTCTATGTTGGAGACTTGAAGTGGACAGTGGAATTAGGAacaagtgaaaaagaggaaggtGGTGATGTTTGTggctataattattattataacccTGTTGATCATCTCGTTGCTGAGATAGGGAAGTTGTTTTGTGACTCCAATAACACTACTAAGGTGTGGCTTTTGGCCACAGCAAGTTATCAAACATACATGAGGTGCCAAATGAGGCAACCCCCTCTTGAGACTCAGTGGTCTCTTCAAGCTGTTCCTGTTCCATCAGGTGGACTTGGCTTGAGTCTTCATGCTTCAAG TGTTCATGATTCAAAGATGACAATCTCCCAGAATCCATCCAATATGATGGAAACAAAGCTCTTCAGTAGCAAAAAGGAGGAACAGGATAAACTCAACTGTTGTGAAGAATGTGCCTCCAGTTATGAAAAAGAAGCTCAGTTGTTCAAACCAGGCCAGAAGAAACTGTTACCATCCTGGCTTCAGTCTCATACCACCGAAGCCCATCAAAAG GATGAGTTAGCTCAGCTGAAAAGGAAATGGAACAGACTATGCCACTGTCTGCACCAGAGCAAGCAGCCTCAGAACCATTGGAGCAACACTTTACATGGCAATTATCACAGTTCAAATGGCAACAAGATCTACCATTACAATTCATCATATCCCTGGTGGCCAAACCAAGGCACTAGTGTCTTCACAGATTCAAGCTCCATATCTTTTGCTGATTCACCTCCAAAACCAGCTTATAGCTCCAACAACAACATTGTGCCTCGGTTCAGGCGCCAGCAATCATGCACCATTGAGTTCAATTTCAGTGATGTCACTCAGAAAAAGCCATCCACAACAGCCTTGGATTCTCTCAAGGGCATGGAAGGTAATAATAGTAGTGAAGTAAAGATTACTCTTGCTCTTGGAAATTCAACATTCGGTGGTGGTTCGGGGCAAACGGTGGAAAATATCATAACTACTACTGATAGAACACTGCGACGAGCTCATATTTGTAAACTGTTGCAGGAGAATGTTCCATGGCAATCTGAGACAATTCCTTCCATAGCTGAGGCATTGGTTGATTCCAAATCAGCAAAGCAAAGTTCCACTACTTGGCTTTTATTACAAGGAACTGACTCTATTGGAAAAACAAGGTTGGCACGTGCCATTGCAGAATCAGTGTTTGGCTCAGTTGATTTTCTCCTTCACTTGGACATgctgaaaaacaacaacaaagagaatTCAGCTGATATAGTGGCTGGAGCATTGAAAAGCCATGAAAAGGTTGTGGTTCTGATAGAAAGTTTGGATTTTGCAGATGCCCAGTTCAGGAAGTTTCTTGCAGATGGGTTTGAAACTGCAAAGTTTGGAAATTTAAGCATGAATGAGAAGAGTTCAGGCCAAGCAATATTCATATTGACCAATGGTGACACTAGGAGCAATGAAGAGAAGAAAACCAATGACTCAGTGATGAAGTTGGTGTTGCAGATAAGTGAAACCAAACCTAGTTTGGAGTCTTCATCACCTAGTTTGGGTCAGAAGAGAAGGGCTGAAGTACTGGATTTGTTTACCAATGTCAAGAGTCCAAGGGTTGAGGAGAAAGAGGAGGGTAAGAAAGTCTTTTCAAGGCATTCAAGCTTCAACAACCTTGACCTGAACATGAAAGCTGATGAAGAAGAGGATGATGATGGAAGTAGTCCAATATCAAGTGATTTGACAAGGGAAACAGTGGTTGATCAACTTGAGTTAATTGAGAACCGGTTTGAGTTTAATGAAGGTCcagagagggagagggagagggaggtGACACAAATGTTTCTGTCAAGGATAAAAGAGTCTTTTGAGGAGGtatatgatgatgataatggtgATGGGGTGGTGGTGAATTTTACTGTAGAGGAGAGGGTGATAGAGGAAATTGGTGTGGGGTTTGGTAATTTTACTAACAGCATGTTTGAGAAATGGCTGAAAGACATTTTTCAAAGCAGTTTATTACAGACAGTTGTTAACTTTGGTGATGGGGGGAAGGAGAGGGGTATAGGTTTTACACTTTGTTGGGGTGGTAAAGGAGATAGGAAATCGGATAGTGATGGGTTCATGGGTTCATGTTTGCCCAAGAATGTCCAAGTTAACTACTTCATGGATTGA